From the genome of Chaetodon trifascialis isolate fChaTrf1 chromosome 4, fChaTrf1.hap1, whole genome shotgun sequence:
ACTTCACCACCCCCTACACAACCACCTTCACTCAGCTTTTCAATGGGAATCATCCTGAAGTAGAGAGACAGCCCCAAACCGAGCAAAGATGAAGTGTTCAGTATGGAAAAGCAAACTATTTACAAGTAGCAGTCATTGTGGACCTCTCACTCAAACTTATGATCAAACTGACTTTCAGCTCACACCAAAGACTGCTGAGAGTTCCAGGAAGTCGCCTTGCTGTGGAAAGATGATTGAAATAGACTGGAGAGGAACTAAAAACAACTCAGCTGCTGGGACTTCTGTAGTTTCTGTGAAGCCTTCTAGACTctggaaaacatgaacatgaattaaatgaaaaacttAATGCATAAAAGCCAAATCAATTTATTAATTGGCATCTACATTTTCATTGAGCCTTTACTCCATCACAGTTGATTTTAAGGCCGGTTAACGATGAAGTAACTAAAACTAATTCTGTGTTAATGTGATTGAAGATtctcatttattcatgtgttcacttgtttttcattaaattcaattcaaagaaataaataagaagtATATCGAGCAgaacacgctctctctctctctcagaagGCTTGGAATCAATTATTTAGTTATATTTCTTTGTTCTGGCTCTGGAGGGGTTGTGTAAGGACAAGtgaaacacatgcagcaggtaGCAGAGTTTCCCAGGTCAAAGACTGGACTGTGTGGGTGCATTAGTGAGTTTATCTCTGATTACCGTTCAGTTTTGAGAGTATAAAAGCCGTAAAACACTCTCAGACACTCTACTCTCAGGAACCATGATGAAAGTTGCCTTtgtcctgctgtttgctgcctACGGTGAGTCTCATCCACATGATTTAACGCGGGTCATCTCTACCTCCAAGTTAGACTTGTGACACCGACAGCGGTCCGGTCTGTGTGTGCCACTGCACTGGATTTAAGATTTACAGACTAATACGCAGAGTTTTATCATGACCTCACTCTCCTGACAAGTTGGTCAGCCTTATCTCCAGGGATTAgaacagtgtttcccaaccactgtgccgCGGCACATAAATGTGCcgtgagaaatcatcaggtaTGCTGTGGAAGATCAtccaatttcacctgattggtgctctgaggcttagagcaccaatcaggtgaaatcttcctgtgtgtctttcttcttcacttcctgcaagaatattagctttgtgttcaactaaacaggcccaggtttcacactgagtaagtaaattgagataagattttcattatatttcaatcaATATACTTTTGGtggcatttttgtttggtggtgtgccttgtgatttttctaatgtaaaatatgtgctatggctcaaaaaggttgggaagCACTGGATTAGAAAATGGGACAACAAGTGGATGAAGGGAAGTATACTTTTCAGAATATGATCTTAGTGATTTTAAAGTGATCATGTGTCTAGTCTTTGAGTGTGACCTCAGCCCTCCTTATGCTACTCTGGGTTTTTGGTTCCCTGTTGGGGCAAAATCTGAATGTTATGTTGGAACTTTTATGCAGTGGTGAGTTGAAtcttgaaaaaatgttttgtgccAGAATCCAGTATCCGTGAACTGTAATGGTCTACCAAAATTGGGGTTTCAGACAGACACTTCAAATACCTCTGAATAtgcaacctgctgctgcaaataaTTCATTCAGGATGAGCTTTTCCCCCTGAAGTTTGCATATAGGAAGACCAACCTAATCCCTGAGAAACAGTTCCAGTCAGTGTTAAAGCTTTCAGTATCAGCCAGGCTTTGTAACTTCAGTTGTTTCTGTGGCCCAGCCTACGGGTGTGGCACACCCTCCTATCAGCCCTTGATGAGCCGTGTGGTGAACGGGGAAGAGGCTCGACCAAACAGCTGGCCCTGGCAGGTGAGTTGATAATAATCAGGCCATATGACAGATGAGGTGATAAAGATTTGCCATCtacttcacatttttctttaatcatATCTCTTAAAGTAGGCCTCTGTTTGAATATTTCCAGTTGTTTCAGATGATTGTAGTTTGTAATGTAGATAAATAGGCAGGTCTGCTGTATATTATTTTCAGCAATGCCCTGTTAATAGTTAGAATTAAATAACTGCattgaaatgacacacagagtCATTCATAAAGAGAgtaacaaacatgaaacaaagcacagctgtagcAGCTTTATTTATGAAATGACATGCTTACCTAATGTCTGATGTGTGGCTCTAAATCTGTCTCTCATGTGTTTCACAGGTTTCTCTGCAGTTTCTCAAAGGCTCTAGGTATTCTCACAACTGTGGAGGCACTCTGCTCACTCCTAACTGGGTCTTGACGGCTGCCCACTGCATCGGGTAGGTTACAGTTTACTGTCATTCTCTTGTCAGATGGAGCTTTAATCtaaagtgtgtgtatctgtgtttgcATCAGACCTACCTACCGTGTGGTGCTGGGCGAACACGACCTGACCAAAGAGGAGGGCTATGAGCAGATCAGAAGTGTGGAGAAGATTGTGGTTCATCCCAAGTGGGAGGACTGCCTGACTTGTGGGTAAGAGTGTGTAACTcctccaaacagctgtttttaactTATGTGTTAAATTGAAAAACAAGTGCAGGAAACAGGACAGTGACATTTCACAGATTTAGACTAATCGATTTTTTGGTCACTGTCATGCAGATGACACAGATGTGTGTCCTTTTACAACCAGTGAAGAAGACAATTTCTTCCACTTCCTATCCTTTCTTTCAATCAGTCAGTGTCATTCTGATATTTTACTGATTACCTTTAAAGTACCTAATGGTTTAGCTTCCAGTTATATTACTGAAATGCTGCTCACCTTTGAGCTATGAGCCTCAGATCCTCAGACAGGACTCTGCTGGCTGTTCAGAAGTCCAGGTTCAGGACTAAAGGTGACCTGGTTTGTGTGGTCAGGGCTCCTCAGCTCTGGAACTTCCTGCCTGAAGATCTGAGGCTGCAGAATAAGTAACATCTATTATTGCAAATGCTTTTAATTCATGCTAGCACACAGTTTGACCCTAACATGTCTTGTCtcttttttaatattaatatcaatatgAGATCCATTCACTAAATTTTTTTCCATGAGatgtttctttatgttttaacaCCATTTTCTTGTTGCTCAGTAATGACATTGCGATGATCAAACTGGCTTCACCTGCTGATCTGAACGACAAGGTGCAGCCCTCCTGTGTGCCACAGAGCGGAGAGATCCCTCCTCACAACGACCCCTGCTACGTCACTGGCTGGGGAAGAATCTCCAGTAAGTGTCTGAAATGTGACGGCACACTTATTCTGACCTATAAGACATTATAAACTCATTGATGGGACTGTACTCCACCAGTTTAATGTCAGTTTGTTCTGAATTTAAATAGAAAGGTAAAAGGCCACATTTGGGTTCAGTATAACAAAAGTATGTTAGTATAGAGTTCAAACATCCTAACATTTATTAAGGAGATTCTCCAAAAAAGATTCATTCAACATTCATGcattcaaataaaacatatttgtcTCTAAAGCAGCTGTTATTACAAAAGGTTACATTTATCTTTTCACTGCACAGATTTCTTACACTtatgtttctttatttaataTACTGGTTGTTTTCTAGAGGTGTTATATTACAGTGTGTCATATgctttaatcttttttttttcttttgcagagaGTTACATGAAATTTGAATAAATATAGCTTTAACAATAACAAGAACAATGAATGTCCTGATTCCCTTTTGTCTCATCAGTACAATGTTACTTTAACTGCAGAGCTATGGAGAAGTCAGGGGCTCTAAAAGGAGCATTTCTTTTCTGAACTAACATAGTGGTGCACAGAGTGACCCTCCAAACACTAAATGATGATGTTTCAGGATTACAATTTTCATGCCCTTCTTGCAGCTCATGGTCCCGGTGCCCCGAAGCTCCAGCAGGCTCTCCTCCCTGTGGTTGTCCATAACATCTGCACCCGCAGAGACTGGTGGGGCAGCAGTGTGAAGATCACAATGGTCTGTGCTGGTGGTGACATTCGCTCTGGCTGCTTTGTATGTACCACTCCCCTCATCTGGTCATCACAACACCATAAGAACAGCAGGTTCACCCTGTATCCATCTGTTGCCTtcacctgtcctctgtctgtgtctctacaGGGAGATTCAGGAGGCCCTCTGAACTGCAAGGGTGCTGATGGCAAATGGTACGTGCAGGGGATTACCAGCTTTGGCTCTGGCCTACGATGCAATACCATCAAGAAGCCCACGGTGTTCACCCGCACCTCTTCCTTCACTGACTGGATTGCTGATGTGAGTTTCTGTCAGAGAAAAGACACAGCTGCATGTGACAAACAGATCAGATCATCCATTAATCATTCATATTTCAATCTCATTATACATTATAAACAGATTAgattgttgttttgtgtttaaaatgttggATATCGTGCAGGCCCATTTCAGACATTTAAGTTTTAATATTCAGATGTAAAATTTTCCCATCAGAGTTTTAGTTTGTGGAAGTATTAGCATGATCTGTTTAATTATATTTTCTACATAATGTAGAAAATATAATTAAACAGAtcataaaataaagaaattatcATAAAGAAAAGTAATTTGAATATTTACGAGACTTGTATTTTTGGTGTGTCCTCAAACTTTCTGAAGGCTGGTCCTTGTGTTTGGAAGGACTAGTATACAGTATCTAATATCATGGCTGCAATCCTTCATCTGCCACAAAGAACATGCAAAGGTGCAATAACAATGTCTTAGTAATATTAAAACAGGAACTATACAGCACCTCAGAATGAAGGTTTAGTCTCTCCTCATTTGACCTGTGAAGCcaatctgtttatttgtttattattgtttatttttaattttacctGCCTTTCCAGTATTTCTTACTTTTTTATCTTTCAGGCTATGCTGCAGAACTGAAGACCTGGAGCCTTTTAAATTTCAATAAACTTCATTCACTCATCATCTGCACAATGTTTCAGCTgtctttcagttttgtttttatggtggAAGGAATATAAACCAAAGCTGTGCCCAAATGCTGCATATTAATTCTGATCaggctgtgagtgtgtggcgtgttcacatttgaaaaatgaataaaatgtgtgat
Proteins encoded in this window:
- the LOC139330158 gene encoding chymotrypsin-like elastase family member 3B — protein: MMKVAFVLLFAAYAYGCGTPSYQPLMSRVVNGEEARPNSWPWQVSLQFLKGSRYSHNCGGTLLTPNWVLTAAHCIGPTYRVVLGEHDLTKEEGYEQIRSVEKIVVHPKWEDCLTCGNDIAMIKLASPADLNDKVQPSCVPQSGEIPPHNDPCYVTGWGRISTHGPGAPKLQQALLPVVVHNICTRRDWWGSSVKITMVCAGGDIRSGCFGDSGGPLNCKGADGKWYVQGITSFGSGLRCNTIKKPTVFTRTSSFTDWIADVSFCCVLAPPATLEEVLAFHLCLLDRFP